The following are from one region of the Staphylococcus schleiferi genome:
- the serA gene encoding phosphoglycerate dehydrogenase — MKYKVLVADPIAEEGLKSLNEDPEFEVIHQTALTEEALINEIKDYNALIVRSQTTVSAGVLKAGSRLKVVARAGVGVDNIDIDTATKEGIIVINAPDGNTISATEHSVAMLLSMARNIPQAHQSLSHGTWDRKTFRGTELYRKTLGVIGTGRIGTGVAKRLQSFGMKVLAYDPYLSEEKAKELEFTRASIDEIAQHADFITVHTPLTEKTKGIINQSFFNQAKPNLQIINVARGGIIDEKALIEALDDNKITAAALDVFESEPAHQSAVVKHPKIIVTPHLGASTIEAQEKVAVSVAEEIIDILKNGNVKHAVNAPKGVFNEDEELKPFVELAKITGQVGIQILPKAPRTLKITYAGDIALDDTSLITRNLVTGVLQQDMGDHVNLINALVLLNEQNVTYTIEKTKKKKGFSNYIELELINKADSLKIGATVLNGFGPRIVRINDYPVDFKPEQYQLIINHFDRPGIVGKTGQILGEHGVNIASMHLGRTQLGGDAMMILSIDHPINDDVRKALLEIDGFQNVVQVILDPSN; from the coding sequence ATGAAATATAAAGTTTTAGTCGCAGATCCAATCGCAGAAGAAGGTCTTAAAAGTTTAAATGAGGACCCAGAATTTGAAGTGATACATCAGACCGCATTAACTGAAGAAGCATTGATAAATGAAATCAAAGATTACAATGCTTTAATCGTGCGTAGTCAAACAACAGTATCAGCCGGGGTATTAAAGGCTGGCTCTAGATTAAAAGTAGTCGCTCGTGCTGGTGTAGGTGTTGATAATATTGATATCGATACTGCTACAAAAGAAGGTATTATTGTTATCAATGCACCTGACGGTAACACGATATCCGCTACTGAACACTCAGTTGCAATGTTGTTAAGTATGGCGCGAAATATCCCTCAAGCCCATCAGTCATTGAGTCATGGGACGTGGGATAGAAAAACATTCAGAGGAACAGAATTGTATCGAAAAACACTCGGTGTCATTGGAACAGGGCGCATTGGAACGGGTGTTGCGAAACGATTGCAAAGTTTCGGTATGAAAGTTTTGGCTTATGATCCTTACTTAAGTGAAGAAAAAGCAAAAGAACTTGAATTTACACGCGCATCAATTGACGAAATCGCGCAGCATGCTGACTTTATTACTGTACATACGCCCCTTACAGAAAAAACAAAAGGTATTATTAATCAATCTTTCTTTAATCAAGCAAAACCGAACCTGCAAATTATTAATGTTGCGCGTGGGGGCATCATTGATGAGAAAGCTTTGATTGAAGCATTAGATGACAATAAAATTACAGCAGCAGCGCTTGATGTTTTCGAAAGTGAACCTGCGCATCAATCCGCAGTTGTGAAACATCCAAAAATTATTGTGACACCTCATTTAGGTGCGTCGACAATCGAAGCCCAAGAAAAAGTTGCCGTCTCTGTCGCGGAAGAGATTATCGACATTTTGAAAAATGGGAATGTCAAACATGCAGTTAATGCACCTAAAGGCGTCTTTAATGAAGATGAAGAGTTAAAACCTTTTGTAGAACTTGCTAAAATTACAGGTCAAGTCGGTATTCAAATATTACCTAAAGCACCAAGAACACTTAAAATAACATACGCCGGTGATATCGCATTAGACGATACGAGTCTCATCACTCGAAATCTTGTCACTGGGGTTTTACAACAAGATATGGGTGATCATGTTAACTTGATAAACGCTTTAGTTTTACTTAATGAACAAAACGTTACTTATACGATTGAAAAGACGAAAAAGAAAAAAGGATTTAGCAATTATATTGAGCTTGAATTAATCAATAAAGCGGATAGTTTAAAAATTGGTGCCACAGTTTTAAATGGTTTTGGTCCAAGAATTGTGCGCATTAATGACTATCCTGTTGACTTTAAGCCTGAACAATATCAATTAATTATTAATCACTTTGACCGTCCAGGCATCGTTGGTAAAACAGGTCAAATACTAGGCGAACATGGCGTCAATATCGCTTCTATGCATTTAGGACGTACTCAACTCGGTGGTGACGCGATGATGATTCTTTCTATTGACCATCCGATTAATGATGATGTCCGTAAAGCCTTATTAGAAATTGATGGCTTTCAAAATGTAGTTCAAGTTATTTTAGATCCTTCCAATTAA
- a CDS encoding glycerophosphodiester phosphodiesterase, translating into MKLIQLPKHFQIVAHRGFSKMYPENTKSAYQAALGRHIQMLEIDLHMTKDDVLVSIHDDTIDRTSDHTGEIKSYTLDALREFDFGSWKAGSKKEEIMTFDEVLTLAKNFSKTLLIEIKKPHLYPGIEEAIVQTIKKHNFPFNRIIIQSFDQKSIQKLHDLAPYIQLGVLLSKRKYWLKQPAFQELAQFADFANPNFKLVNKKFISKAHQHHLKVIPYTVNRMEDAKRLIQLGVDGIISDAPNELFKV; encoded by the coding sequence ATGAAATTGATTCAACTACCCAAACATTTTCAAATCGTAGCGCACAGAGGTTTTTCAAAAATGTACCCTGAAAATACGAAATCAGCATATCAAGCTGCACTTGGCAGACATATTCAAATGTTAGAAATTGATTTGCATATGACAAAAGATGATGTGCTCGTCTCTATTCATGATGATACGATTGATCGTACATCGGATCATACGGGTGAAATTAAATCCTATACTTTAGATGCATTACGAGAATTTGACTTTGGAAGTTGGAAAGCGGGGAGTAAGAAAGAAGAAATAATGACGTTTGATGAGGTTTTGACACTCGCTAAAAATTTTTCGAAAACGTTGTTGATTGAAATTAAAAAGCCTCATCTCTATCCAGGTATTGAAGAGGCAATCGTGCAAACCATTAAAAAACATAATTTTCCTTTTAATCGTATTATCATACAGTCTTTTGATCAGAAAAGTATTCAAAAATTGCATGACTTAGCGCCTTACATTCAATTAGGCGTGTTATTAAGTAAAAGAAAGTATTGGTTAAAACAACCAGCATTTCAAGAGCTTGCTCAATTTGCAGATTTTGCGAATCCTAACTTCAAATTGGTGAATAAAAAATTTATCTCAAAAGCGCATCAACATCACTTAAAGGTTATACCGTACACTGTTAATCGTATGGAAGATGCAAAGAGATTGATACAGCTTGGTGTTGATGGGATAATTTCTGATGCACCTAATGAGTTATTTAAAGTATAA
- a CDS encoding biosynthetic peptidoglycan transglycosylase, protein MKLTTNYPNQATSFLERYDYYFKRIKQTIFSFIIFILLGLIFLSGLTLGYFASIVSDAKSIDNHELMRQITRLPELNLAHPEKENLIAVYNQQEPPLIAGPAEVSPYVTKALVASEDADFYTHNGILPKAILRAMYQDIFDTKFATGGSTITQQLVKNQVLTNERTYDRKAKEIMYASRIEHIMTKQEIIYTYLNLVPFGLDTHGQNITGITSASYGIFGKPPHDLNIAESAYITGLLQSPYVYTPFTKDGQLKDKQAVNLSINRQHYVLKRMRVEKMISSQQYQRALSYDIYNHLYRTQ, encoded by the coding sequence ATGAAGTTAACAACAAATTATCCAAATCAAGCGACTTCATTTCTAGAGCGGTATGATTATTATTTTAAAAGAATCAAACAGACAATTTTTTCCTTTATTATATTTATATTATTAGGTCTGATTTTTCTATCCGGCCTTACTCTAGGTTACTTTGCAAGTATTGTCTCAGATGCAAAGTCGATTGATAACCATGAATTGATGCGTCAAATTACACGCCTTCCAGAACTGAACTTGGCGCATCCCGAAAAGGAGAATTTAATTGCAGTCTACAATCAACAAGAACCACCTCTAATTGCAGGTCCAGCCGAGGTGTCCCCTTATGTAACAAAAGCATTAGTCGCTTCTGAAGATGCAGATTTTTATACACATAATGGTATTCTACCGAAAGCGATATTACGTGCAATGTATCAAGATATTTTTGACACTAAATTTGCGACAGGTGGGAGCACCATTACCCAGCAACTTGTAAAAAATCAAGTACTCACGAATGAACGCACCTACGATAGAAAAGCAAAAGAAATTATGTATGCGTCGCGAATTGAGCATATTATGACCAAGCAAGAAATCATTTATACTTATTTAAATCTTGTTCCCTTTGGCTTAGATACACACGGTCAAAACATTACAGGAATTACATCTGCTTCATACGGTATTTTTGGCAAACCACCCCATGACCTTAACATCGCTGAATCAGCTTATATTACAGGGTTACTACAAAGCCCTTATGTATATACCCCTTTCACTAAAGATGGCCAGTTGAAAGATAAGCAAGCAGTTAATCTTTCTATTAACAGACAACATTATGTACTCAAACGCATGCGTGTCGAAAAAATGATTTCATCTCAACAATATCAACGCGCCCTATCCTATGATATATACAACCACCTCTATCGAACACAGTAA
- a CDS encoding lysophospholipid acyltransferase family protein, protein MLYKIIGNVIDFIIVKVLRNLEVLGKENQPANNQYVVTCNHESYNEIILLGVALLPNQIHFMAKQELFQNKWFGKFLTQLNAFPVNRENPGPSTLKIPVKLLKENKTVGIFPSGHRTSEEVPLKRGASTIAMLAKQPILPAAYVGPTQIRGLFTKKAYIKFGEPISTTDIPKELNRQEKVDYITQQISARTKQLQDELNAYVNQK, encoded by the coding sequence ATGTTATATAAAATTATAGGTAATGTGATTGATTTCATTATTGTGAAAGTATTGAGAAATTTAGAGGTGTTAGGAAAAGAAAATCAACCCGCAAACAATCAGTATGTGGTGACATGCAATCATGAAAGTTACAATGAAATCATTTTACTGGGTGTAGCTTTATTACCGAATCAGATTCACTTTATGGCTAAGCAAGAACTATTTCAAAATAAATGGTTTGGTAAGTTTTTAACACAGTTAAATGCATTTCCAGTTAATCGTGAAAATCCGGGACCGAGCACGTTAAAAATCCCCGTAAAATTATTGAAAGAGAATAAAACGGTTGGAATTTTTCCATCTGGTCACCGTACGAGTGAAGAAGTACCTTTAAAGCGTGGGGCATCTACGATTGCGATGCTTGCTAAACAGCCTATATTACCTGCAGCATATGTAGGACCTACTCAAATTAGAGGGTTATTTACTAAAAAAGCTTATATTAAATTTGGTGAACCGATTAGTACTACGGATATCCCTAAAGAATTAAATCGCCAAGAAAAGGTTGATTATATTACACAGCAAATCAGCGCGCGTACAAAACAATTGCAAGATGAATTAAACGCATATGTTAACCAAAAATAG
- a CDS encoding SACOL1771 family peroxiredoxin: MAHHQFPVQVKWTGGRDSVGEVTGNHIQHKISIPSELGGVGIGTNPDELLVSAAASCMTISLAATLERAHLTPIAINMQSYGEAQFEQQRFKMVKIIHKPKIIVDQLSKKDQIEKRLSQLIKIADQNCMISNSVRGNVAVETEPIIKIQSSQSSSNSNHLIKKSK; this comes from the coding sequence TTGGCACATCATCAATTTCCAGTTCAAGTGAAGTGGACTGGTGGACGCGATAGTGTTGGAGAAGTAACAGGAAATCATATCCAACATAAGATTTCTATCCCAAGTGAACTTGGAGGTGTCGGTATTGGCACAAATCCTGATGAGCTTTTAGTCAGTGCAGCCGCAAGTTGTATGACAATTTCTTTAGCTGCAACTTTAGAGCGTGCGCATCTAACACCGATAGCAATTAATATGCAGAGTTACGGTGAAGCACAATTTGAACAACAACGATTTAAAATGGTCAAAATCATACATAAACCTAAAATTATTGTTGACCAACTATCCAAGAAGGATCAAATAGAAAAACGGTTGTCTCAATTGATTAAAATTGCAGATCAAAATTGTATGATTTCAAATAGTGTAAGAGGTAACGTTGCGGTTGAAACTGAACCAATAATTAAAATTCAATCTTCTCAGTCATCTTCAAATTCTAACCATCTAATTAAGAAATCAAAATAA
- a CDS encoding HAD family hydrolase, translated as MVKAVLFDVDGVFLDESRCFDVSALTVYELLYHSSYLGLNERNTDLSQLTDETIANIRTQIFKNDQILNQLKSLGINSNWDMLFVVFSIHLIDYLKQLAPKEREAFLQSETWTADALCAVGKIKPDFHISFEQPLAFIENVEPGKNHIYEALQSHAKEQLNTNQTSLFDMKSPLWHLAQELYQEWYLGHELYEKVEHKVPKTQYKKGYIYHEIALAPIEPIKTLLTDLKQAGYLIAIATGRPRTETIVPFEALGLLDLFDPQHIVSASEVLEAEKMFPDLKPLGKPNPFSYIATYEGNQLENYFDYATEQEGRMHPDYVTIVGDSLADLLSAKVLNARFIGTLTGLKGQKAADELKQHGAEILVDNVLDIRPYLLTSSH; from the coding sequence TTGGTAAAAGCTGTATTATTTGATGTCGATGGTGTATTTTTAGATGAATCTCGCTGTTTTGATGTTTCGGCATTGACAGTCTATGAATTACTTTATCATTCTTCATATTTAGGGTTAAATGAACGCAACACAGATTTGAGTCAATTGACGGATGAAACAATAGCGAACATTAGAACTCAAATATTTAAGAATGATCAAATTCTTAATCAATTAAAATCACTTGGTATTAACTCAAACTGGGATATGTTATTTGTCGTTTTTTCAATTCATCTTATCGACTATCTTAAACAATTAGCGCCAAAAGAAAGGGAAGCATTTTTGCAAAGTGAGACATGGACTGCTGATGCATTATGTGCTGTTGGGAAGATAAAGCCAGATTTCCACATTTCTTTTGAACAACCATTGGCATTTATTGAAAATGTTGAGCCTGGTAAAAATCATATTTATGAAGCTTTACAAAGTCATGCGAAAGAACAACTTAATACAAATCAAACGTCTCTTTTTGATATGAAAAGTCCATTGTGGCATTTGGCACAAGAGCTTTATCAAGAATGGTATTTAGGTCATGAATTATATGAAAAAGTCGAGCATAAAGTGCCTAAAACACAATATAAAAAAGGATACATATATCACGAAATTGCACTCGCACCTATTGAGCCGATTAAAACATTATTAACAGATTTAAAACAAGCAGGTTATCTCATTGCAATTGCAACGGGAAGACCACGTACAGAAACGATTGTTCCTTTTGAGGCACTTGGCTTGTTAGATTTATTTGATCCACAACATATTGTTTCGGCAAGCGAAGTTTTAGAAGCGGAAAAAATGTTCCCTGATTTAAAACCACTTGGAAAGCCTAACCCTTTTAGTTATATCGCTACATATGAAGGGAATCAGCTTGAAAATTATTTTGATTATGCAACAGAACAAGAAGGACGTATGCATCCAGACTATGTCACAATCGTAGGTGATTCCTTAGCGGATTTATTGAGTGCTAAAGTGCTTAACGCAAGATTTATAGGGACATTAACTGGCTTAAAAGGCCAAAAGGCAGCAGATGAACTCAAGCAACATGGGGCAGAGATACTTGTTGACAATGTCCTTGATATACGACCATATTTATTAACATCATCACATTAA
- a CDS encoding S1C family serine protease, with protein sequence MRDFDNEQQNHGTPHENENLNQRSSDQRFSSTHSYNPPPPRKPKLPWLKIVLISLIAGLLGGLIVLGVAGLFSNGSLFEGHNGSQVNVAKNDNGGNTLDGKSNKYKSVNEMIKDQSPAIVGVINEQQAQSLEDLLRGKSTKAEPTGIGSGVIYQKNNGDAFIVTNNHVIEGASSIKVQLHNSKQVDAKLVGTDPLTDIAVLKIKDRDDIKAITFADSSKVKTGDSVFAMGNPLGLEFSNTVTSGIISANERTIEANTSAGPNKVTVLQTDAAINPGNSGGALVDINGNLVGINSMKISAPQVEGIGFAIPSNEVKLVIEELVKHGEVKRPSIGIINISEIPQQYRNSIHSDSGIYVAEVQRRDIDIKKGDIITGIDGKKVDSDTDLRSYLYKNKKPGEHITLKINRDGKTKDVDVKLSESNKTS encoded by the coding sequence ATGCGAGATTTTGATAATGAACAACAAAATCATGGGACACCACATGAAAACGAAAATCTAAATCAAAGAAGCAGTGATCAACGCTTCTCTTCAACTCACAGTTATAATCCACCTCCTCCTCGAAAACCGAAACTGCCTTGGCTCAAAATCGTTTTGATTTCTTTAATCGCAGGATTGTTAGGCGGTTTAATAGTATTAGGCGTGGCAGGACTTTTTTCAAACGGCTCACTATTCGAAGGTCATAATGGCTCGCAAGTAAATGTGGCCAAAAATGATAATGGTGGCAATACGTTAGATGGAAAGAGCAACAAATACAAATCTGTGAATGAAATGATAAAAGATCAATCCCCTGCAATTGTAGGTGTGATCAATGAACAACAAGCACAAAGTCTTGAAGATCTGTTAAGAGGCAAATCGACTAAAGCCGAACCGACAGGAATTGGTTCAGGTGTCATTTATCAAAAAAATAATGGGGATGCATTTATTGTCACTAATAACCATGTGATTGAGGGCGCTTCTTCAATTAAAGTGCAATTACATAATTCTAAACAAGTAGATGCTAAATTAGTTGGAACAGACCCATTAACTGACATTGCTGTGCTTAAAATTAAAGACCGAGATGATATTAAGGCAATCACTTTCGCTGATTCATCAAAAGTTAAAACTGGGGATAGCGTGTTTGCAATGGGTAACCCATTAGGCTTAGAATTTTCAAATACAGTCACTTCAGGTATTATTTCTGCAAATGAACGAACAATTGAGGCTAACACTTCGGCAGGGCCAAATAAAGTCACAGTGCTTCAAACAGATGCTGCGATAAATCCTGGTAACTCTGGTGGCGCACTGGTTGATATTAACGGAAACTTAGTCGGCATTAACTCGATGAAAATTTCTGCACCTCAAGTTGAAGGCATTGGTTTTGCAATCCCAAGTAATGAAGTGAAACTTGTGATTGAAGAATTAGTTAAGCATGGCGAAGTGAAACGACCATCTATCGGTATAATCAATATTTCAGAAATACCTCAACAATATCGCAATAGTATTCACTCTGATTCTGGTATTTATGTTGCTGAAGTTCAACGTCGTGATATTGATATCAAAAAAGGTGATATCATAACAGGAATTGATGGCAAAAAGGTAGATAGTGACACAGATTTAAGATCCTATCTGTATAAAAACAAAAAACCAGGCGAACATATCACGTTAAAAATTAATCGTGACGGCAAAACTAAAGATGTGGATGTTAAATTATCTGAGTCAAATAAAACTTCATAA
- the acsA gene encoding acetate--CoA ligase, with product MKVEVYKGEQGDFNLTNYQETYQNFDWKEVEKAFSWYETGKVNMAYECIDRHVNEGKADKIALNYKDENRKESYTFKEMQDKTNQAANVLKEQAHVQKGDRVFIFMPRTPELYFAFFGILKIGAIVGPLFEAFMEKAVKDRLENSDAKVIITTNQLLSRIPKDQLPHLETIVVVDDHVEADYVDFNQALAEADTSFDIEWLNREDGLILHYTSGSTGQPKGVLHVQNAMLLHYISGRYVLDFHEDDIYWCTADPGWVTGTSYGIFAPWLNGVTNCIAGGRFSPEGWYSMIEDFNVTIWYTAPTALRMLMSAGDDLVAKYDLSSVKSILSVGEPLNPEVIKWAKKVYHKRVLDTWWMTETGGHMIVNYRNMDIKLGSMGKPLPGIEAAIIDNEGHILPPNRMGNLAIKKGWPSMMREIWKNPEKYRSYFIGDWYVSGDSAYQDEDGYFWFQGRVDDVIMTAGERVGPFEVESKLVEHEAVAEAGVIGKPDPVRGEIIKAFVALRQGYEPSDALKEDIRKFVKEGLAAHAAPREIEFKEKLPKTRSGKIMRRVLKAWELDLPTGDLSTMED from the coding sequence ATGAAAGTCGAAGTATACAAAGGGGAACAAGGAGATTTCAACCTAACGAATTATCAAGAAACATATCAAAATTTCGATTGGAAAGAAGTCGAAAAAGCTTTTTCGTGGTATGAAACTGGAAAGGTCAATATGGCATATGAATGTATCGATCGCCATGTGAATGAAGGTAAAGCGGATAAAATTGCTTTAAATTATAAAGATGAGAATCGAAAAGAAAGCTACACATTTAAAGAAATGCAAGATAAAACAAATCAAGCCGCAAATGTGCTCAAAGAACAAGCGCATGTTCAAAAAGGAGATCGCGTTTTTATTTTTATGCCAAGAACGCCTGAACTCTATTTCGCTTTCTTTGGTATTCTTAAGATAGGTGCAATTGTTGGACCGTTATTTGAAGCATTTATGGAAAAAGCAGTGAAGGATCGTTTAGAAAATAGTGACGCTAAGGTTATTATTACAACGAATCAACTATTATCTCGAATTCCTAAAGACCAACTGCCGCATTTAGAAACAATTGTGGTTGTAGATGACCACGTTGAAGCTGATTATGTCGATTTTAATCAAGCATTGGCCGAGGCGGATACGTCATTCGACATCGAATGGTTAAACCGTGAAGATGGTTTAATATTACATTATACATCGGGATCGACAGGTCAACCAAAAGGTGTATTACATGTTCAGAACGCAATGTTGTTACATTATATTTCAGGTCGTTATGTTTTAGACTTTCATGAAGATGATATTTATTGGTGTACTGCTGATCCAGGTTGGGTTACTGGTACATCTTACGGTATTTTTGCACCGTGGTTAAATGGTGTCACAAACTGTATTGCTGGTGGCCGCTTTTCACCTGAGGGTTGGTACAGCATGATTGAGGATTTCAATGTGACCATTTGGTATACAGCACCGACTGCTTTAAGAATGTTAATGAGTGCTGGCGATGATTTGGTGGCAAAATATGATCTTTCCTCTGTTAAAAGTATTTTATCTGTAGGTGAACCTTTGAATCCTGAGGTCATTAAATGGGCTAAAAAAGTTTATCATAAACGTGTTTTAGATACATGGTGGATGACAGAGACTGGTGGTCACATGATTGTTAATTATCGCAATATGGATATTAAATTAGGTTCGATGGGTAAACCGTTACCAGGTATTGAAGCTGCAATTATCGATAACGAAGGTCATATCTTACCACCAAATCGCATGGGGAATTTGGCGATAAAAAAAGGTTGGCCGTCAATGATGCGTGAAATTTGGAAAAATCCTGAGAAATATCGCTCTTACTTTATTGGTGATTGGTATGTTTCGGGTGATTCCGCATATCAAGATGAAGATGGTTATTTCTGGTTCCAAGGTCGTGTTGACGATGTCATCATGACAGCTGGTGAAAGAGTGGGCCCATTTGAAGTTGAATCTAAGTTAGTCGAGCATGAAGCTGTTGCTGAAGCGGGTGTTATTGGGAAGCCCGATCCTGTACGTGGAGAGATTATCAAGGCTTTTGTTGCACTTCGTCAAGGATACGAACCTTCTGACGCATTGAAAGAAGATATTCGGAAATTTGTTAAAGAAGGGCTTGCTGCACATGCTGCACCGAGAGAAATCGAATTTAAGGAAAAACTGCCTAAAACGCGATCAGGTAAAATTATGCGTCGTGTGCTTAAAGCTTGGGAATTAGATTTGCCAACTGGTGATTTAAGCACAATGGAAGATTAA
- a CDS encoding formate--tetrahydrofolate ligase, with protein sequence MSHLSDLEIANQSTLRPIQEIAERAGISEDALEQYGHYKAKIDISKVATKGTKGKVVLVTAMSPTPAGEGKSTVTVGLADAFKQINQNVMVALREPALGPTFGIKGGATGGGYAQVLPMEDINLHFNGDFHAITTANNALSAFIDNHIHQGNALGIDQRRIEWKRVLDMNDRALRQVIVGLGGPTQGVPREDGFNITVASEIMAILCLSTGIKDLKENIAKITIGYTRDRQPVTVRDLEVEGALAMILKDAIKPNLVQTIEGTPALVHGGPFANIAHGCNSIIATETARDLADIVVTEAGFGSDLGAEKFINIKSRKAGFEPDAVVVVATIRALKMHGGVAKDQLKEENVDALKAGIQNLERHVNNIRKFGVEPVVALNAFIHDTEAEFEYVEQWAKANNVRLSLTEVWEKGGKGGVDLAEKVLEVVNTPNDFKRLYELESPLEEKIEKIVKEIYGGSKVTFSSKAQKQLQQFKENGWDHYPVCMAKTQYSFSDDQTRLGAPTGFEITIRELEAKTGAGFIVALTGAIMTMPGLPKKPAALNMDVTDDGHAIGLF encoded by the coding sequence GTGAGTCATTTATCAGATTTGGAAATTGCGAACCAATCGACATTAAGACCAATTCAAGAAATTGCTGAACGTGCAGGTATTTCTGAGGATGCCTTAGAACAATATGGGCATTATAAAGCAAAAATTGACATTTCTAAAGTAGCAACGAAGGGGACGAAAGGTAAAGTAGTCTTAGTGACTGCGATGAGTCCTACACCAGCTGGTGAAGGTAAATCAACTGTAACGGTTGGTCTTGCTGATGCATTTAAGCAAATTAATCAAAATGTCATGGTTGCTTTACGTGAACCTGCCTTAGGTCCGACATTTGGTATTAAAGGCGGCGCAACAGGAGGCGGATACGCACAGGTGTTGCCGATGGAAGACATTAACCTTCATTTTAATGGCGATTTTCATGCGATTACTACAGCCAATAATGCTTTATCTGCATTTATTGATAATCACATTCATCAAGGAAACGCATTAGGTATTGATCAACGACGTATTGAATGGAAACGTGTGTTGGACATGAACGATAGAGCATTACGTCAAGTCATTGTTGGTCTTGGTGGTCCAACGCAAGGGGTACCACGTGAAGATGGTTTTAATATTACGGTGGCTTCTGAAATTATGGCAATATTATGCTTAAGCACAGGAATAAAAGATTTAAAAGAAAATATTGCTAAGATTACAATTGGCTATACACGTGATCGTCAACCTGTCACTGTTAGAGATTTAGAAGTTGAAGGTGCTTTAGCGATGATTTTAAAAGATGCGATTAAGCCAAACCTTGTTCAAACAATTGAAGGAACACCTGCATTGGTACATGGTGGACCATTCGCGAATATTGCACATGGTTGTAACTCTATCATCGCAACTGAAACAGCACGTGACTTAGCTGATATCGTCGTCACAGAAGCAGGTTTTGGTTCAGACTTAGGTGCTGAAAAGTTTATTAACATTAAATCAAGAAAAGCTGGCTTTGAACCTGATGCAGTTGTCGTTGTTGCAACAATACGTGCGCTAAAAATGCATGGTGGTGTAGCGAAAGATCAACTAAAAGAAGAAAATGTAGATGCATTAAAAGCAGGTATTCAAAATTTAGAGCGTCATGTTAACAATATTCGTAAATTTGGTGTGGAACCCGTTGTAGCTTTGAATGCGTTTATCCACGACACAGAAGCCGAATTTGAGTATGTTGAACAATGGGCTAAAGCGAACAATGTACGTCTTTCTCTGACTGAAGTGTGGGAAAAAGGCGGTAAAGGTGGCGTTGATTTAGCAGAAAAAGTGTTAGAAGTCGTCAATACGCCAAATGACTTTAAACGACTTTATGAATTGGAGTCACCGCTTGAAGAAAAAATCGAAAAAATCGTTAAGGAAATATATGGTGGTTCTAAAGTGACATTTTCTTCAAAAGCACAAAAACAATTACAACAATTTAAAGAAAATGGTTGGGATCACTATCCAGTATGTATGGCAAAGACACAATATTCTTTCTCAGATGATCAAACACGATTAGGTGCACCGACTGGGTTTGAAATTACAATTCGTGAATTAGAGGCGAAAACGGGTGCTGGTTTCATTGTTGCATTAACGGGTGCGATTATGACTATGCCAGGATTACCTAAAAAACCTGCCGCATTAAATATGGATGTGACAGATGACGGCCATGCCATTGGCTTGTTCTAA